The following is a genomic window from Sinorhizobium fredii NGR234.
GTCGTCTGCTGGGTTAGTCCGAATGGCCGAGACGCGGACTTGCGACGTTCGTCCAACTGACCTTCCACCCTTCTCTACCCTTTCTCGCAGTAATCCTCCGGCAATCCGTGACCATAAGAGACGGGTCGGAACGAGGAGTAGCTCGAAATCAGGCAGGTGCATTTGCTGCCTTAAGAAAAGGGTTACGTTGTCGCGCGCTCTCCGGGCGCGCCAAGCAATCGTTCATTGAAGGCGCTCTTGACGATACAATCACCGCTGGCTATAGCGGCACATATCTTGAGTCATATACTCAAGAAATGTGTGCGATGCAAAACAGCGAGCGCGAGGCCGGACCGCATGGAATTTTGCCTTCTCTCCCCAGCACAATTGATCCCGACAGAAGAGGTGAATCTCGACAGGGTCGATGCACTGCAGACCCAAATCCTGCAAGCGGGCTCATGGACCGCCCCAATAACAGTCGAGAAGGATGAGTTGTTCGTGATGGACGGTCATCACCGGCTGACCGTCGCGCACCGCCTCCGACTCGCCATGGTGCCCGTGGTCCTTCTCGACTACGATTCCGTGCGGGTGGAAAGTTGGCGCCCGGATGAGAACATCACGCCCTCGGAAATCTTCGCGATGGCGCGCAGTGGGCGCAAGTTTCCCTACAAGACGACTCGGCACATTTTCGCGCAGGGCTTGCCGAGATGCGATGTGCCGCTTGAGCTTTTGAGCAGTCCCTCTCCGATGGACGTGGCGCCGGTCCATTCCGCGGGGGCCCTGTCATGACGCTGCATGGTCACAAGATCGGCTTTGGCCTGCCGCCCATCTTGCGATCGGCGACGGCAGACCTTCTCACCCGACACGGTCCCCTTCTTCTGGACTGGGTTACTTGCTATGGCTCGCCTCTCAATCTGGTTTGGCCGGATGCGTTGCAAAAGAATCTTGCCGCCTTGAAAGGCGTGCTGACGGAGCGCCGCGTCGGGCATGCGGTCTATTATGGGGTGAAGGTCAACAAATCGCTCGGTCTCATGCGGGCAGCGCTCAGCGCGGGTGCCGGGCTCGACGTTTCCAGTCTTTGCGAACTTCGCGACGCAAGGCGGCTCGGGGCCGAGGGTGTAAGGCTCGTGGCGACGGGACCGGCGAAGACGAGCGCTTTTCATAAAGAGCTGATCGATTGCAGCGCGCTGATATCGGTGGATTCGCCGGAAGAGCTGGAGGATCTCATCGACGGTCTGCCGGCAGATGCCGGTCCACAGCCGATCCTCTTGCGTTTGCGGCCGAGGGACCAGAGCAAGAGCCGCTTCGGCATGCCAGGCGACGCGGTCGTTCATTGCCTTGCTCGCCTTACCGCTGAAAACAGGTTGCGTTTCGACGGGCTGCATTTCCACCTGAGCGGCTATCGCTGGGAGACGCGTGTCGCGGCGCTCAGCGAAGCTGCCGACCTAATTACCAAGGCCCGGCGGATGGGATTTTCTCCGCGCATGATCGATATCGGTGGCGGCCTGCCCATCCAATATGTCGACCAGGTCAAATACCGGGCACATCTCGCGGCGCAGGCGCCCGAGGACTATCGCACCGGGAAAATACCGGACTCCTTCTATCCCTATGGTGGCACTCTCTCGCCGGCCGATTGGCTGCACCGGCTCCTGGAGGCGGAAATGAGCCAGGGGCAAAGCGTAGCCGGCTATCTGGCGCGTGAGGGCCTCACCCTCGCGATGGAGCCGGGCCGCGCCCTGACCGACCAGGCGGCGATCACCGTCTTCCGGATCTCGCGGGTGAAGGCACTCGGTCCGGATTCGCACGTCATCTTTGTCGAAGGCAGCAGCTTCAGCGCCTGCGAAACCTGGTTCGCCTCCGAATTCCTGGTCGATCCGATTCTCGTGCCGGTCACGAGGCCGGCCGCTCAATCGCCGCCAATCCGTGCCTATCTGGCCGGCCATAGCTGCCTGGACGAAGACGTCATCAGCAACAGATGGCTGACCTTCCCGATTGCACCGCAGGCCGGTGACCTTCTGGTCTACGCCAACACCGGCGGCTACCAGATGGATCTCCTCGAAAACGAGTTCCATCGCCACCCCATGCCCGCCCGCCTCTGCGTCATTGACGACGCAGAAGGGCGGGCCACTCTCGTCCCCGACACTATTGGAGAGGTTTAGATGCTGCACACGACCGTAACGCAACTGATCGGCCAGACGCCGGTCATGTCGATCGACGTACCGGAACGCGACGCCACCCTGGTGCTGAAGATCGAGAAGAACAATCCGGGCGGCTCAATGAAGGACCGCATGGCGCGCAGCATGGTGGTTGCCGCACTTGAGGACGGGCGCCTGGCACCCGGCGGCACGATCGTCGAATCCTCCTCCGGAAACACCGGTACCGGCCTGGCGCTGGCGGCGCTGGAATTCGGCCTGCGTTTCATCGCCGTGGTCGATCACCATGCGGCACCCGACAAGATCCGGATGATGCGGGCGCTCGGCGCCGAGATCCGCTACGTCGAAGGCGATTTTGCCGAGGACCAGGTCGCCGTCGTCGAGCGGCAGCGCCTCGCCGCGCAGCTTGGCGCCCAGCTTCCCGGCGCGATGTTCATGAACCAGTCCGACAACCCGGCGAATCCGGACGGCTATGCCGGCCTCGTCGACGAACTGATCGCCCAGCTTCCGGGCGGCATCGATGCCTTCGTCGGCTGCGTCGGGACCGGAGGATCGATGACCGGCATCGCGCAACGCCTCAAGCGACACAACCCGGCGGTGCGCACGATCGCCGTGGAACCGGCCGGATCGATCGTCTTCGGCAAGCCCGGGCATCCTTACTATCAATCCGGCACGGGCACGCCCGCCGGCGACGAGGTCGGCAAGGTGCTCGACTACGGCTGCATCGACGAGGGGGTCCAGGTGACCGACGTGCAGGCCTTCGAGACGGCGCGCTATATCGCCCGCCGCAAGGGACTGCTCGTTGGCGGTTCGACCGGCGGTGCCATCTTCAAGGCACTGGAGTTCATCGTCGAAGGCAAGCTGACCGGCACGGTCGTGACCACCGTCGCCGATGGCGGCGAGAAGTATCTCGGCACGATCTTTGACGATGAGTGGATGGCGAAGCGCCGCCTGCTCGAACCCGCCATCGCCGCCCAGCTCGACGGTTGGCTCGCCGGAAGGGCGCGTGCCGCATGAAGGTGACGATTTGCGGAGCGGGCCGCACTGGACATTTGAACGCGGTCCTCTTCAAGCAGCGCCCGGGCATCGAAGTTTCCGTGCTGACGAGTTCCACGGAAGTCGCGGAAGCCTGGGCGGACGGCGACGGCCTATGGTATGCGCAAACGCCGAACGATCAGTTGCTGAGCGCCCGGCCAGACCATGTCGGCACCGATCCCGGCATGGCGCTCGAACGCGCCGACGTCGTGGTGATAACACAGCCGGCCCAGGCGCGGCCGGCACTCCTATCGCAAATGGCACCGCACCTGCCGCGCGACAGAAGCGTCTATGTCGGGGCGATCCCCGGCTTTTGCGGCTTCGACTGGCTTGCGGCGGGAGCACTTGAGGGTCGCGATAATGTCGTCGTCTGGGGCATGAAGGACGTGCCGCACACCGCGTTTGATCTCGTCCCCGGGCAACGAGTGCGGATGGGCGGCGGCAAGGCCGAACTCTTTGCCGCCCTTCACCGCCGTGAAAGCGCGGAAAGCGCCGCCGCGCTCGGGGCGATGCTCAATCGCCTCTACGACGCGCCCGTTACCATGCTCGACGACTACCTCGAGATCACGCTGACCCCCGGCAACCCCTTGATGCACCCGGCGGTGCTCTACGCCCTGATCGGCCCCGGGGCTCCGTTCGAGGACAGGCCCTTCGCCGAGCCGATCTGCTGGTGGAGCGATTGCCCGCTTGCGGGTGCCGAACTACTCGAGGCCCTGGACGCGGAAAACCAGGCCATCCGGCGGGCGAGCGAGGCACGGCTCGGCATCGACCTCAGTTCGGTGAAGCCGCTTCGCCAGGAACTGATCGAGGCTTATGGAGACCAGATCGGAGACGATCGGACCATGTACTCGCTCTTGCGCACCAACCGCGCCTATGCGGGGATACAGGCGCCGCTCGTCCCCAATCCCGATGGCCCGGGTCTCGTCATCGATCGCGAAAGCCGCACCTTTCATGAGGACATTGCCTTTGGACAGGCGCTGCTCGTCTCGATTGCCGCACGGCTCGGAGTGGCGGTCCCCACGATCTCCAAGACCTATAACTGGGCGCGCCATTACCACGGCCAATTGGCCGGCGGCGCGCCGGACTATGTTCCGACAGGCTGGCCGGAGGCTCAATGATGGACGACAGAACTTCTTTCGCGGCAGATCCCGTTTCGGGCGATGATCTCGCGCTTTTGTCGAACGCGTCGCGCAACGCGATCAACCGGCTGGTGCGCTGCCTGTTCGCCGAACGCCTGCTCGATCCCGACGCGTTGCTGTGGGCGCGTGACGGCCGCCAGGCCTGGTTTCCGCTCTGGGCGTCGCGGCGCGTGCTGCATTTCACCGATTTGCGCCTTGCACCGGCCGGAACGTTGCGGAATCGCGGCCAGATCGAGGTGCTGGACGCGGCCAACGGTCGCCAGAGAATAGACGATCCGGCGGCACTGATGCGGGAGGTTGCTCCTTCTCTCACGTTCACGCCTGCTCCCGACGGGATCGAGCATCTGCTGCGCGACATCGACAACAGCATGAGCAACGATATCCTCGCCCGCCGCGCGCGGGAAAGCTGGAGTGCCACGCTGCGTCAGCAGATCGCCGTGGCCGGCGCGCGCGGCTTCCTTGCCTATCTCGAAGAAGCCCTGCCGACGCATCTCGCGGCGATGACGCTCGACCAATGGGGCGCCCTCGAGGGCCATCCCTTCTATCCGACCTGGAAGGCAAAGCCGGGGCTGGCGCCCAAGGATGTCGCGGCGCTGTCGCCCGAGTTCGGCGCGCGGGTGCCCCTGCGCATCGCGGCACTGCGTAGCGACTGGGCCTATGTCGAGAAGATGCCGCAGGTAGGCAGCTATTTGGAATGGTTTGCCGCGAACTTCCCGGACCTCTGGTACGAATGGGCCGAGGGCTTGAAGGCGCGCGGCAAGGCGCCCGAGGATTGGCTGCCGCTGCCCATCCACGGCTGGCATCTCGAAAATTTCGTGCGCCGCGAATTCGCGGCCGAAATCGAGTCCGGCGTGCTCGACCCGCAAGGTCCCGAGATCGTCACGCTCCCAGCCATGTCGTTCCGCACGATGCTTCCCGAGACCGAGGCGCCAAGGCCCTTCATCAAGCTGCCGGTGGCGATCTGGATGACAAGCGAACAGCGCACGCTGCAGGGGAAATCGATCCATATGGGACCGCGCCTCAGCACGCTGATTTCCGACATCCTGTCGAAGGAGGATGATCTGAGACTCGGGCTGGAGATATTCACCGAAGAACTCGGCGCGATTCTGCGCCATCCGGAGACGGGCGACGAACATCCCGGCCGCTTCCTTTCGGTGGTCTATCGCAATGTCGATGCCCTCGCTCGGCAAGACCGCATGCTGCCGGTGACCGTGGCGGCGCTGCTGACGGCAGGTCCGCTCGACGGCCGGCCGCTCATTTGCGAACTCATCGCCAGGGCCGGCAGCGAGAGCGAGGCGACTGTTACGGCGTTCTTCCGCGCCTATGCACGCACCGTCGTCCGGCCGGCGCTTGCCATGTATCTGCTCTACGGCATCGCCTTCGAGGCGCATCAGCAAAACAGCACCGTGCTTTTCGACGATCACGGCATGCCGCAAAAGCTGCTGATCCGCGACTTCGGCGACGCCCGCAGTTTCACGCCGCTCTTCAAGGAGCTTGGCTACGATCTGAAGCCGTTCAGCCGCAAGGGCATTCTGCCGACCACGTTCGACGACGACATCAGCCCCGTGCGATCTTTCGTCATCGACGCCTGCTTCGTCTGCCACCTCCATGAGATCGCGCTCTGCCTCACCGGAGAATATTCGCTCACGGGCGATAGCCTGTGGCGGATCCTGCGGGAAGAGACGGAATCCGCGTTCGAGGCGCTCCGGCCGCGCATGCAGTCGGATGCATTCTGGATCGAGGAGCGCGAAGCCTTCCTCGAACGGCCTTGGCCGACCCGCTCGGTCCTGCGCATGCATCTGGAGCGCTATCGCGATTACCGGGTCGAACATCACTTGCCCAATCCGCTGGCGAGCGCGCAATGACGGGGGCAGTCGCCGTCCTGCGCGGCTTCGGACCCGTCTTCGCGCTGCTCTTCGCCCTGCAGTTCATCTCCATGGGCGCCATGGAGATGAGCGGTCCCTTCTGGCCGATCCAGATCAGGGCGTTGAGCCCCTCCGAAGGCGTCTTCGCCCTCGCAGGCATCGGGGTCTATGTCTGCCCCATGCTCGGCGTCTCGCTGACGAGCGCTTTCTGGGGACGCATGGGCGACCGCTTCGGCAATCGCCTGATGATGGTGCGGGCCCTGGCGGGACTGGCGGTCACGCAACTGCTCGTCGCCTTTGCGCAGGATGTCTGGACCATTCTGGCGCTGCGCTTCCTGCAAGGGGCCTGCGCCGGCTACATCGCCCCGGCCCAGGCCTACGGCGTCCAGGTGACCGGCGGGCGCGATCGCGCCGCTCTCTTCGCCTGGCTTCAGGTGGCGACCAACGTCGGCTCGCTCGGCGGCGCCTTTCTCGGAGGCCTCATCCTCGATGCCTTGCCTTTCGCTGCCGTCAATCTCACCGCCGGCGTGATCTGCGCGCTCTGCGCCGGCGTCGCCTGGGCGAGCCTGCCGGTTCCGCCACAAGGAACCGGCGGCGTCGGACCGGCCAAGGCGACGGCGGCATCCGGCGCTGTCTCGACCGGCATATCCGTCTCCGGACTTCTCGTGCTGATGGGTTTGCTGCTCACAAGCCGGATGGTTCTGCAGGTGCCGTTTGCCCTCTATATGTCCGAGGTTTACGGCGCCCAGCACTGGATCGCGGGGTTGAGCTACGGGCTGCTTGCGCTCGGCTTCGTCGTCGGTGCGCCGGTTTGGGCAAGGATATTCGCGTGGCGCGCGCCGGCCTTTGTGCTCGGGTGGAGCGTGTTGATCGTGGCCGGTTGCCTCTTGGTCACTGGCCTCGCCGGCTCGACCCGCAACATCGGCCTTTTCGCCGTGCTCTATCTTGCCTGGGGCGCCCTTCTGGGGGGAACGACCCCGGTCCTCCTGTCGCTCGTTTCGGCCGCGACGCTGAGCGACCGGCAGGGGTCGATCCTCGGGCTCGCGCAAACCTGCCAGCAGGGCGCGTCGGTCGTGGGGATCATCGCCGGCGTCGTCGCAACTCAACGCTTTGGGCTCGAAGTGGCGTTCCCGCTCGTAGCAAGCCTCTACGGCCTTTCATTTTTAGTGGCGCTCGCCCTGTGGCTCAAATCGCGCCGGTCGTTTGATAAGGGAGAAATATCGTGAGGAGAATACGTTCGGCGTTTCTAGCCGTGGGAGCCATGCTGGCCCTATGGATGCCGGCCCCGGCCTTCGCCGAGGAGCAGGCGGCGACGGAGGGGCAAGCCCCGATCACCGTCACCGACATTGCCGGCCGCGAGGTGACGGTAAACGCGCCGGTCAAGCGCATCCTCCTTGGCGAGGGACGGCACCTCTATCTGATCGCCTCGCTCGATACGGAAGATCCCTTGTCCCGCGTCGTCGCCTGGCGCAACGACCTGATCGAAGCCGATCCGGCCACCTATGCGCAATATCTCCAGGCCTTTCCCAAGCTCGCCAAGCTGCCGGCCTCCCCGGGGCAGGAAAACGGGCTGATCGAGATCGAGTCGACCATCGTCCAGAAGCCTGACGTCGTCCTTCTCAATCTGGAGGCCATGCGCGCCAACGAGGACGCCAAATATATCGAGAAGCTGGCGGAGCTGAAAATCCCGGTCCTCTATATCGACTTCCGCCACTATCCGCTGAAGAACACGGAGCCGACCATTCGCCTGCTCGGCAAGATCATGGGGCGCGAGGCGCGCGCGGAAGAGATCATCGAATTCCGCCATAAGGCCATGGCCCGCGTGACCGACGTTCTTGCCCTGGCGAAGCCCGAGCGCCCAAGGGTCTTCGTCGAGCGGATCGGCGGCTATGCCGACGATTGTTGCCTTTCCTTCGGCGCCGAAAACTTCGGCAAATATGTCGAGCTTGCCGGCGGCCACAATATCGGCAGCGACATCCTCCCCACGACCTTCGGCCAGCTCAACCCCGAGCAGGTGATCGCCGCCAACCCCGAACATGTGGTCGTCACCAGCGCCGACTGGGAGGCCTATGTACCCGGCGGCCACTGGATCCCGCTCGGCCCCGGCGCCGATCCGAGGGTGACCCGGCAAAAGCTCGAATGGTTCACCAGCCGCAGTGCCTACACAGATATCGCAGCTGAGAAGACGCGGAACTTCCACGGCATCTGGCATCAGTTCTATAACAGCCCCTACGAGTTCTTTGCCGTCCAGCAACTGGCGAAATGGTTTCACCCGGACCTGTTTGCCGATCTCGATCCGGACGCGACATTTGCGGAGTACCACCGCCGTTTCCTGCCCATTCCCTATCGTCCGGGCTATGCCATCAGCCTTGCTGACAGCACCGAGTAAGGTGCATAAAAATGGCAGGCCGCTGCCAGCTCATTCTCAATGGACAACGAGGGAGCGGCGTCCGGCAATCAAACCTGAAAGTGCTTTTAATGGGCGGGATTCAACGAAGAGCCTGGCCTTTGCTTTTGCGCAGCGGCAACGCGTGTAGAACTGGTCGCCTGCGTCGGCAAGTCGCCGACCGACTTTCGCAAACTTGTATTTGTTTGGATCAAATGGCTGGAGGCCGCCGGCTACTAGCCGGCGCCTCCTCTAATTTCACCAGAGGCTGTGTCGTCATCGGCGATGGACGTGCACCCGATATCAGAAATCGGTCGTCATGGAGACCTTCACAGTCAGCGGCGCACCCTGCGAAATCGTGCCGAAGCTCGCGACCCCTGACCAGTAATCGAGGTCGAAGACGTTTTCGACGTTGGCCCGGAGAGTGACCGGCCTCTCACTGATCTCGGTCAGGTAACGGGCGCCGAGATCAAGCCGCGTCCAGGAGGGGATTTCCTGGGTGTTTGCGGTGTTCACAAATTGCTCGTCGGTGTGGATGACATTGCCGGTGAGCGTCAGGCCGGTCAAGAAGGGCGTATCCCACTCCGCCCCCAGATTGACCTGCAGCGAAGGCACGCCGATCGGCGTATTGCCGCGCGTCGCGTCATCATTCGTTTTCGTGATTTCACCGTGAATGAAGGTGACGCCACCGAGCACTCGGATCTCGGGGGTCACCTCGCCGAAGACGTTCAACTCCACGCCGCGGTTGCGCTGCTCGCCGCCTTCGACGAAGACCAGATCGCTGCCGCGCGCCTCGAGCACGCCGAAAGGCTTTTCGATCTGAAAGGCGCTGACGGTCACCGCGACCCGGCCCAGGTCGACCTTGGTGCCGACCTCGTACTGCCTGGATCGGTAGGGCGCGAGTGTTTCGCCCGAATTAACCGCCGTCGTCGGAGCGGTGTCGCCGACGCTCAGCCCCTCGACGTAGTTGGCGTAAAACGCGACATTCTCCCACGGCTTGACGACGATGCCGGCAAGCGGCGTCAATGCACTCTCATCGGAAGAGCTAGAGACGTCACCCGTGACTGGGCTGTAGTTTTCGGTGTCGATGTGCTGCCAGCGCCCACCCAAAGTCAGTTGCACGCGCTCGTCGAACATCGACATCGTGTCAGACAGCGCGAAACCGTGGAAGATGTTTTCCGAGACTCTTGGCACATGCGTCGGTTGCGGCACATCCTGCTCGGGGCGAGGAAGCGGATCGAAGATATTGGTTAACTGCGCAGTCCCTGAGTTCGAGCCGCGGGCGAGACTCTGCTGAAGTCCGCTGACCTGGAATGTGACCGAATGATCAATTGCCGCCGTCTCGAACTCGGCCCGAACGCCCGCCTCCGCCGTCAGGCGGTCGACATCGAAAACGAAATTCTGCGGCGTGACACTGACGTCGCCGGCGGAGTTAAGAAGCAGTGGCGTACCGAAGAGCCGCTCGACGCGCGAATTGCCGCCGCCGACGGCTGCGAACACGGTGACGGCGTCGCTGACGTCATATTCAACCCGCCCCAGCCAGGACAAGTCGTCCGTCCTTGCCCATTCCCAAGGTTCCTGGATGTTGGAGCGGCCGGCCGGCGCGTCGGGAATTTCAAAGCTGCCAAAGGGGAAGAATGGGCGCAATGGGGCGTCGATGTCCTGGCGCTGCCCGACGACGTCCAATGTCGCTCTGAAGTCTTCGCCCTCGTAGTCGAGTGCCAGCGCCCCGACCGCAACGTCCAGCGAGTGGTTGTCGATCGCCGTGTCGCCGCCGTGATAACTGCCGTTGAAGCGAACGCCGAACTGCCGCTGGTCGCCAAACCGGCGGCTGACGTCTAAATGGCCGCCGCCATAAAGATCCGAAGCATAGTCGGTCGTCACTCGGGTCAGGTCGACGTCAGACGCGCGCTTCGGCACGATATTGACAGTGCCGCCGACGCTGCTGTTGGGAGAGATGCCATAGAGGAGTGCTGTCGGCCCTTTGAGGACCTCCACACGTTCGATATAATCCGTAAACAGGCGGTAGGTCGGGGCGACGCCGTAGACGCCATCGAAAGCGACCTCGCCGAAGTTCCCCTCATTCAAAGGGAAGCCTCTGATGTAAAACGAGTCCAGCATGCCGCCGGATGCGTGCGTGCTCCTTACCGAGGGGTCGTTGGCCAGGACGTCGGCCACGGTCTTTGCATTCTGGTTTTCGATCGTCGCCGCCGTGTAGCTGGTGATATTGAACGGCGTGTCCATGAAGTCGCGATTGCCGAGGAAGCCCACGCGACCGCCGCGCGCCACCTGCCCCCCGGCATAGTCTTCCACCGCTGTGCCAATCGTCGCATTCGCGTTGCTCGCCCTCACTTCGAGACGCTCCAGCGCCGTCGCATCTTGCGCCAGTGCGACGCGGCTTACCGTCGCCAGCAAGACAGCCAGCAGTCCAACACGCAGTTCCATACGAGCCCCCTTTGAGAACAATGACCAAAACAGTCGGCTCGCTTTGCAGGAGCTGAGTGCGTTGGCACAAAGGGGTGTTAGATAACTTGATTTTTTCTGTCAAGAAATAGAGCGCATTGTTTGTCACTTACTCACTGGCACACCAACGTGCACGCGTGGGCTGCCCGGATAATCAAAGTGAAAACTACCTGTACGGCATCGTCTGCCGAGTCTGCATTGAGCTGCCCGTATCTTTTTTGGACCGAGTCCGCTTAAGATTCGTCTGGGAAGCAGCAAAGCATGAAGCCCTCTCTGAAGGATCATGGCGGCGTCGAACAGACCGTCGAGCACATAGGCTGCCTCGCTCCCGGGTTGCGAATGCTGTAAGCCGCATCACTCGCGGTTCTCGACTTGAACTGACTTTCAAACCACGGTTTCGCCGCCGTCGACCACCAGAATCTGACCGGTCATATAAGAGGAGCGGTCGGAAACAAGGAAGAGGATCGACTCAGCGATCTCGTCGACACTCGCCCAACGGCCGAGCGGCACCTTCTTGCGGATGTAGGCATCGATGGCGCTCCGCCCCCCCATCTGGTTGATAAAGGGTTCGTTGAAGGGGGTGTCGACCCAGCCGGGACAAAGAGCATTCACCCGCACACCATACTTCGCATAGTCGCCGGCCATCTGCCGAGTCATGGCGATCACCGCATGCTTCGTCGTTGTATAGGCGATCATCTCGCGGTCGTAGAGCACGCCGGAAGACGAGGAGGTATTGACGATCACGCCGCGGCCTGCGGCTTTCATCGCCGGCATGACGAAGCGGGCGGCCATGAAGTGAGCGCGGACATTGAGGTTCCAGGAGCGGTCGAAGCCCGCCACTTCGACCTGTTCAAGATCGCCGGCGACCTGGGCGCCAGCATGGTTGTGCAGGATATCAATGCGGCCGTGCCGCG
Proteins encoded in this region:
- a CDS encoding MFS transporter, encoding MTGAVAVLRGFGPVFALLFALQFISMGAMEMSGPFWPIQIRALSPSEGVFALAGIGVYVCPMLGVSLTSAFWGRMGDRFGNRLMMVRALAGLAVTQLLVAFAQDVWTILALRFLQGACAGYIAPAQAYGVQVTGGRDRAALFAWLQVATNVGSLGGAFLGGLILDALPFAAVNLTAGVICALCAGVAWASLPVPPQGTGGVGPAKATAASGAVSTGISVSGLLVLMGLLLTSRMVLQVPFALYMSEVYGAQHWIAGLSYGLLALGFVVGAPVWARIFAWRAPAFVLGWSVLIVAGCLLVTGLAGSTRNIGLFAVLYLAWGALLGGTTPVLLSLVSAATLSDRQGSILGLAQTCQQGASVVGIIAGVVATQRFGLEVAFPLVASLYGLSFLVALALWLKSRRSFDKGEIS
- a CDS encoding Y4yA family PLP-dependent enzyme, translating into MTLHGHKIGFGLPPILRSATADLLTRHGPLLLDWVTCYGSPLNLVWPDALQKNLAALKGVLTERRVGHAVYYGVKVNKSLGLMRAALSAGAGLDVSSLCELRDARRLGAEGVRLVATGPAKTSAFHKELIDCSALISVDSPEELEDLIDGLPADAGPQPILLRLRPRDQSKSRFGMPGDAVVHCLARLTAENRLRFDGLHFHLSGYRWETRVAALSEAADLITKARRMGFSPRMIDIGGGLPIQYVDQVKYRAHLAAQAPEDYRTGKIPDSFYPYGGTLSPADWLHRLLEAEMSQGQSVAGYLAREGLTLAMEPGRALTDQAAITVFRISRVKALGPDSHVIFVEGSSFSACETWFASEFLVDPILVPVTRPAAQSPPIRAYLAGHSCLDEDVISNRWLTFPIAPQAGDLLVYANTGGYQMDLLENEFHRHPMPARLCVIDDAEGRATLVPDTIGEV
- a CDS encoding NAD/NADP octopine/nopaline dehydrogenase family protein yields the protein MKVTICGAGRTGHLNAVLFKQRPGIEVSVLTSSTEVAEAWADGDGLWYAQTPNDQLLSARPDHVGTDPGMALERADVVVITQPAQARPALLSQMAPHLPRDRSVYVGAIPGFCGFDWLAAGALEGRDNVVVWGMKDVPHTAFDLVPGQRVRMGGGKAELFAALHRRESAESAAALGAMLNRLYDAPVTMLDDYLEITLTPGNPLMHPAVLYALIGPGAPFEDRPFAEPICWWSDCPLAGAELLEALDAENQAIRRASEARLGIDLSSVKPLRQELIEAYGDQIGDDRTMYSLLRTNRAYAGIQAPLVPNPDGPGLVIDRESRTFHEDIAFGQALLVSIAARLGVAVPTISKTYNWARHYHGQLAGGAPDYVPTGWPEAQ
- a CDS encoding TonB-dependent receptor yields the protein MELRVGLLAVLLATVSRVALAQDATALERLEVRASNANATIGTAVEDYAGGQVARGGRVGFLGNRDFMDTPFNITSYTAATIENQNAKTVADVLANDPSVRSTHASGGMLDSFYIRGFPLNEGNFGEVAFDGVYGVAPTYRLFTDYIERVEVLKGPTALLYGISPNSSVGGTVNIVPKRASDVDLTRVTTDYASDLYGGGHLDVSRRFGDQRQFGVRFNGSYHGGDTAIDNHSLDVAVGALALDYEGEDFRATLDVVGQRQDIDAPLRPFFPFGSFEIPDAPAGRSNIQEPWEWARTDDLSWLGRVEYDVSDAVTVFAAVGGGNSRVERLFGTPLLLNSAGDVSVTPQNFVFDVDRLTAEAGVRAEFETAAIDHSVTFQVSGLQQSLARGSNSGTAQLTNIFDPLPRPEQDVPQPTHVPRVSENIFHGFALSDTMSMFDERVQLTLGGRWQHIDTENYSPVTGDVSSSSDESALTPLAGIVVKPWENVAFYANYVEGLSVGDTAPTTAVNSGETLAPYRSRQYEVGTKVDLGRVAVTVSAFQIEKPFGVLEARGSDLVFVEGGEQRNRGVELNVFGEVTPEIRVLGGVTFIHGEITKTNDDATRGNTPIGVPSLQVNLGAEWDTPFLTGLTLTGNVIHTDEQFVNTANTQEIPSWTRLDLGARYLTEISERPVTLRANVENVFDLDYWSGVASFGTISQGAPLTVKVSMTTDF
- a CDS encoding PLP-dependent cysteine synthase family protein is translated as MLHTTVTQLIGQTPVMSIDVPERDATLVLKIEKNNPGGSMKDRMARSMVVAALEDGRLAPGGTIVESSSGNTGTGLALAALEFGLRFIAVVDHHAAPDKIRMMRALGAEIRYVEGDFAEDQVAVVERQRLAAQLGAQLPGAMFMNQSDNPANPDGYAGLVDELIAQLPGGIDAFVGCVGTGGSMTGIAQRLKRHNPAVRTIAVEPAGSIVFGKPGHPYYQSGTGTPAGDEVGKVLDYGCIDEGVQVTDVQAFETARYIARRKGLLVGGSTGGAIFKALEFIVEGKLTGTVVTTVADGGEKYLGTIFDDEWMAKRRLLEPAIAAQLDGWLAGRARAA
- a CDS encoding ABC transporter substrate-binding protein, whose amino-acid sequence is MLALWMPAPAFAEEQAATEGQAPITVTDIAGREVTVNAPVKRILLGEGRHLYLIASLDTEDPLSRVVAWRNDLIEADPATYAQYLQAFPKLAKLPASPGQENGLIEIESTIVQKPDVVLLNLEAMRANEDAKYIEKLAELKIPVLYIDFRHYPLKNTEPTIRLLGKIMGREARAEEIIEFRHKAMARVTDVLALAKPERPRVFVERIGGYADDCCLSFGAENFGKYVELAGGHNIGSDILPTTFGQLNPEQVIAANPEHVVVTSADWEAYVPGGHWIPLGPGADPRVTRQKLEWFTSRSAYTDIAAEKTRNFHGIWHQFYNSPYEFFAVQQLAKWFHPDLFADLDPDATFAEYHRRFLPIPYRPGYAISLADSTE
- a CDS encoding ParB N-terminal domain-containing protein; this encodes MEFCLLSPAQLIPTEEVNLDRVDALQTQILQAGSWTAPITVEKDELFVMDGHHRLTVAHRLRLAMVPVVLLDYDSVRVESWRPDENITPSEIFAMARSGRKFPYKTTRHIFAQGLPRCDVPLELLSSPSPMDVAPVHSAGALS
- a CDS encoding IucA/IucC family protein, giving the protein MDDRTSFAADPVSGDDLALLSNASRNAINRLVRCLFAERLLDPDALLWARDGRQAWFPLWASRRVLHFTDLRLAPAGTLRNRGQIEVLDAANGRQRIDDPAALMREVAPSLTFTPAPDGIEHLLRDIDNSMSNDILARRARESWSATLRQQIAVAGARGFLAYLEEALPTHLAAMTLDQWGALEGHPFYPTWKAKPGLAPKDVAALSPEFGARVPLRIAALRSDWAYVEKMPQVGSYLEWFAANFPDLWYEWAEGLKARGKAPEDWLPLPIHGWHLENFVRREFAAEIESGVLDPQGPEIVTLPAMSFRTMLPETEAPRPFIKLPVAIWMTSEQRTLQGKSIHMGPRLSTLISDILSKEDDLRLGLEIFTEELGAILRHPETGDEHPGRFLSVVYRNVDALARQDRMLPVTVAALLTAGPLDGRPLICELIARAGSESEATVTAFFRAYARTVVRPALAMYLLYGIAFEAHQQNSTVLFDDHGMPQKLLIRDFGDARSFTPLFKELGYDLKPFSRKGILPTTFDDDISPVRSFVIDACFVCHLHEIALCLTGEYSLTGDSLWRILREETESAFEALRPRMQSDAFWIEEREAFLERPWPTRSVLRMHLERYRDYRVEHHLPNPLASAQ